One window of the Geotrypetes seraphini chromosome 19, aGeoSer1.1, whole genome shotgun sequence genome contains the following:
- the PIDD1 gene encoding p53-induced death domain-containing protein 1 isoform X1, producing MEEPLEMGGAQGEESLVAYDVNSHLADNRLNLDVYPDGCSKFLALFEGSREKLLHVEFLRLNCSEEHISAAVQVLPFLTSLRSLVLRGGITRDEAGACQRGILISLPLDFRNLTCLTHLDLSFNNFLALPDCITELVNLTMLSLCHNQLLGLPKGIGRLKKLTLLSVMANRLQDLPCSIGKLTALETFDASENALESIPVEIGKLRSCTELNLSGNQLTVIPDSLANLLSLRELHLHSNSLVAVPVGLANLPNLSKLDLQNNCLRFIPPEIQKCSFVQLRGNPLGQPQDLKPQQQGDSVCRELQCLYVAQEEDCFTVTSKGCRVFLSCGTCFCFPQGAVSSLVVIQYRRLAPDPQWVKLQHHDVLLSEILELKPHGIKFLQEVQLWMPYIPPRVFRRREVVIRTFSGQSWNDLSTKLELKGKHKQHLACCNVPHFSWFLVVSQLVEDQCNIPQEGGMLVSSVEPAIKVRFPPGVTEETRSVKMQVLPVDIEKLQEIAHDLDTRASPLLCLSQSSATQFLRPVKIQLPLPYGITGQSLERSRLHLLHGDPLAETWSDITDQVLLEVSHIYACFEVQHFSWYWLWYTTKQYVGGIAKKVYERLRMYQVNFLALQRKRDPEQVLLQCVPKHKVDSVLKRLYDRYQGPEPSDLVEMFEGEQFFAAFERGLDIDADRPDCVAGRISFIFYSHMKNQKEVYVTSDVNRKEQSVKGQVSFYRGAMPESIPEDVTRKRKGPDSHWLATLPIKLPKLKSAVGEHQNRKCQSFPPLNLGNAETGYLTEANLLSIARRIGIDWRSIGLNLGLSFQHLERISYNNKEDLDRQIQEMLFSWATQNIDNQDCVKKLITAMEESSRQDIADEIQTIIQLGKQKYSASIHRLGLDRKSSNEDSAMATG from the exons GTGGTATCACAAGAGATGAAGCAGGAGCTTGCCAGCGAGGCATTCTAATATCTCTGCCACTGGATTTCAGGAACCTTACCTGCCTTACCCACTTAGATCTGAGCTTTAACAACTTTTTGGCATTACCAGACTGTATAACAGAGCTTGTAAACTTAACAATGCTTTCTCTCTGCCACAACCAGCTGTTGGGGCTACCCAAGGGTATTGGCAGGCTGAAGAAGCTCACTCTCCTTTCTGTTATGGCTAATCGACTCCAGGACTTGCCATGCAGCATTGGCAAGTTGACAGCATTAGAAACATTTGATGCATCCGAGAATGCCCTAGAATCCATCCCTGTGGAAATAGGGAAGTTAAGGAGCTGCACAGAGCTGAATCTCTCAGGAAACCAGCTAACAGTGATCCCCGATTCTCTTG CCAATTTGCTGTCTCTGCGGGAGCTTCATCTTCACAGCAACAGCTTGGTAGCTGTGCCAGTGGGTCTCGCTAACCTTCCCAACTTGTCAAAACTGGACCTGCAGAATAACTGCCTCCGCTTTATCCCTCCTGAGATCCAGAAATGTTCCTTTGTGCAGCTACGGGGAAACCCATTGGGACAGCCACAGGACCTCAAGCCACAGCAGCAAG GGGATTCTGTTTGCAGAGAGTTACAGTGCTTGTACGTGGCACAAGAGGAAGACTG CTTTACAGTGACATCAAAAGGCTGCAGAGTGTTCTTGTCCTGCGGAACCTGCTTCTGTTTCCCACAAGGTGCTGTCTCCTCACTGGTAGTAATACAGTATCGGAGGCTGGCTCCTGATCCACAGTGGGTGAAATTGCAGCATCACGATGTTCTTCTGAGTGAGATTTTGGAGTTGAAGCCTCATGGCATCAAATTCCTGCAG GAGGTGCAACTGTGGATGCCATATATACCACCTCGGGTGTTTCGCAGGCGAGAAGTAGTGATCAGAACCTTCAGTGGCCAGAGTTGGAATGACCTGAGCACCAAGTTGGAGCTGAAGGGAAAACATAAG CAACATCTGGCCTGTTGCAATGTCCCACACTTCTCCTGGTTTCTGGTAGTCTCACAGCTTGTAGAGGATCAGTGCAACATTCCCCAGGAGGGTGGCATGCTTGTGTCTTCTGTGGAGCCAGCTATCAAGGTCAGGTTCCCTCCTGGAGTGACAGAGGAAACACGTAGTGTCAAAATGCAG GTTTTGCCAGTGGACATTGAGAAGCTTCAGGAGATAGCGCATGACCTGGATACAAGAGCAAGCCCTCTCCTCTGCCTCTCACAGAGCTCTGCTACACAGTTCCTCAGACCCGTCAAAATCCAATTGCCACTACCATATGGAATTACAG GCCAGAGCCTGGAACGCTCCCGGTTGCATCTTCTTCATGGGGACCCACTTGCTGAGACCTGGAGTGATATCACAGATCAAGTACTGCTGGAGGTCAGCCACATCTATGCCTGCTTtgaggtccagcatttctcctg GTACTGGCTCTGGTACACTACCAAGCAATATGTAGGTGGCattgccaaaaaagtctatgagcgATTGCGCATGTACCAGGTCAATTTTTTGGCACTCCAGAGAAAGAGAGATCCAGAGCAAGTCCTGCTGCAGTGTGTCCCCAAACACAAG GTAGACTCTGTTCTGAAGAGGCTTTATGATCGGTACCAGGGCCCTGAGCCCTCAGACCTTGTGGAGATGTTTGAAGGGGAGCAATTTTTTGCAGCCTTTGAGCGAGGCCTAGACATTGATGCAG ATCGGCCTGATTGTGTAGCTGGCAGAATCTCATTCATCTTCTACTCCCACATGAAGAACCAAAAGGAAGTTTATGTGACATCTGATGTGAACAGGAAAGAACAGTCTGTGAAGGGACAA GTCTCTTTTTATCGGGGAGCCATGCCAGAATCTATACCTGAAGATGTCACAAGGAAGAGAAAAGGGCCTGATTCCCACTGGCTAGCAACCCTGCCAATCAAACTTCCT AAACTGAAATCTGCTGTGGGTGAGCATCAAAACAGGAAGTGTCAGTCCTTCCCCCCACTGAATCTGGGTAATGCTGAAACTGGTTACTTGACAGAGGCCAACCTACTCTCTATTGCCCGGCGTATCGGTATAGACTGGCGAAGCATTGGGCTGAACCTAGGGCTGTCCTTCCAGCACTTAGAGAGAATTAGCTACAACAACAA GGAGGACCTGGACAGACAGATCCAGGAGATGCTTTTCTCTTGGGCCACACAGAACATAGATAACCAAGACTGCGTGAAGAAACTTATCACAGCCATGGAGGAGAGTAGTCGGCAGGACATTGCTGATGAGATTCAAACTATTATTCAGCTGGGGAAACAGAAGTACAGTGCGTCCATTCACAGGCTAGGATTGGACCGGAAAAGCAGCAATGAGGACTCTGCAATGGCCACAGGGTAA